A portion of the Plodia interpunctella isolate USDA-ARS_2022_Savannah chromosome 4, ilPloInte3.2, whole genome shotgun sequence genome contains these proteins:
- the LOC128669175 gene encoding pericentriolar material 1 protein-like isoform X10, with amino-acid sequence MIVNPTTPNAVSGNMSQPFNAPSQNRNNLSRNLNSARNNFDSNSHSSNNNSAPSTSNSRVGTKTVNLMNNMYDQGQGNFNNLNENNHVHRESARALGEAIVAACPDAAAVERRLGQIREYIRVTSSLVDTMRNSEDEAFIEHTKEEYDELVQMVMTLKESENKLQNILLEKRPDNVEVPADETVEESSAQAEVIDEHPCSNMTGSEQLEILVKPDIAISANDKNISNSLKKVTNIENEQINKSFQNIKNIDSEDNTVETDQIVEIDLNSHSENVEHIVNTNEIKFVIEEIETIPCPVPEAKKDDKHLNEVLRKNILSCVEKVAMIEEMKSRNSKDCSSTYDDKDLVTRPVSVQSNGSIYSDNELWQNEIKNKMELSQMRLAALKQQQKRLLKYQEEAKQQLDEINRERQSQEIHPSTSHDNFGGMQNQSFGYQHSQRLYAANQIGVATTLPHCDLANTDQHSANSAHSHDERFEHRDANIASSEEAETTRQSEQSDEEGLSERSRVLQLKLRQLQDKKQHMESLVSEFQKLQMATRLASSHNTYSSSGEDSADEEPSRKCNKTGGNMKNEDPFKLMEIKAIKTALQKTKDLMRSVENYEADHLSNHDDSFQMPGHSNIHDNKSEGGWSNDGSMCRVRNSLPQRHKFTNEQHEQQQMQQNQQLQQQMQQTQQLQQQMQQSQQQHQQQQQSHEANLASLQELAQELRMETEKIMGERARIKDMISNKEVSRKQKCVNEEVRAPGAGAGAGAAERRQLQLRALLADKQRELEALLNKEKVLCAAPESQQMKVDSRTASIANQSYNSEQEEPDSRSEQILLDSQTSRENASFRCMSAGGAERPAYGSDTDSASRNKSNQRNRARRRQAQDRQPEENIVAPQSNNVSQNIRHEPRSEPTNVNMVPPITQNPDSTVNMPYPPPPCWNSKSNQDMRNQFTQNSHSQTMDRLMGTPPMSFPPSLPFNMMMPYGVMGGCSCGCGFWGAWYWQQLALQQREIHQLRAQLTHLEERWRAETASHTLNNQVPPGNRANNYWDNFRSYSRQNLLSANSKTNADGHLAVGPAHNPHPLVERSHNTLHHTSSSTSPSITPKRNTNAASSSQNAPTQVLQNEEVPNRHAARRNVAYERSLSFSSAPDVLNVNQNMDTDSGNATHSRNIDDNTPTVSNVNINRQEPAPNPFRNLNITSPIPEIIQSHSNNLNTSASKKKSSSKLPAKNSTNRRNYTLDYSQTSNINIASTSETPNPNLASTSREVHDKATSKLFDLLRENVYSEVTALIGVNESHPDFLIQLFRELQLISSDSLRQRVLQSIRNVLSHYDNIVDSQTNENAHDESRPEGIVTTTSESNNYHECNTIPSQNACTSTMQVDNKIVRFLLLKSEEICTPELLESLAAQILSSEGVYAPPVKKRLLEFLSKYEGGRVCDISSDIIENLPILVSGSDEVEDSQPSAGRPELQDVAGSLNLFSSSDPQLHQLSACPYELWPGHVHVDDASPRSSQEGKVDLLSCSEMLNGDLAEADQTHAEGGGAGGAGTGAGAGTGAGAGGGGGTAADQLPDVVDTDEVTPTEAEAEWLGLDRVPTRLHMEESSEKQKGEFNIMSIVEQTLKPQTFCLFIV; translated from the exons ATGATTGTGAACCCTACTACACCTAATGCAGTGAGTGGGAATATGTCACAACCTTTCAAT GCTCCAAGTCAGAACAGAAACAATTTATCAAGAAACTTAAATTCAGCTCGCAACAACTTTGACAGTAATAGCCATTCAAGCAATAACAATTCTGCGCCCTCTACGTCCAACTCGAGAGTCGGAACAAAAACTGTTAACTTAATGAACAACATGTATGATCAGGGACAGGGCAACTTCAATAACCTCAATGAGAACAACCAT GTCCACCGTGAGTCAGCTCGAGCGTTGGGTGAAGCTATAGTCGCGGCGTGTCCCGACGCCGCAGCAGTTGAACGACGGCTCGGACAAATCAGAGAGTACATTCGAGTGACGTCATCTCTTGTTGACACCATGCGCAATTCCGAAGACGAA GCATTTATTGAGCACACGAAGGAAGAATATGACGAACTAGTGCAAATGGTAATGACTTTGAaagaaagtgaaaataaattgcaaaatattttgctaGAGAAAAGGCCGGATAATGTAGAAGTACCTGCAGATGAAACTGTAGAGGAATCAAGTGCACAAGCTGAAGTAATAGATGAACATCCTTGTAGCAATATGACTGGATCTGAACAATTAGAAATTCTTGTTAAACCAGACATAGCAATAAGTgctaatgataaaaatataagcaaCAGTCTTAAAAAAGTGACTAATATagaaaatgaacaaataaataagtcatttcaaaatataaaaaatattgatagcGAAGACAATACTGTGGAAACAGACCAAATAGTAGAAATAGATTTGAATAGTCATTCTGAAAATGTAGAAcatattgtaaatacaaatgagattaaatttgtaatagaaGAAATAGAAACTATTCCGTGTCCTGTGCCAGAAGCTAAAAAAGATGATAAACATCTGAATGAGgtgttaagaaaaaatattctatcttGTGTTGAAAAGGTAGCAATGATTGAGGAAATGAAAAGTAGAAACTCTAAAGATTGTAGTAGCACCTACGACGATAAG GATCTTGTAACCAGACCAGTGTCAGTGCAAAGCAATGGCTCTATATACAGTGATAATGAACTGTGGcagaatgaaattaaaaacaaaatggagtTATCACAGATGCGTTTAGCTGCTCTTAAGCAGCAGCAGAAACGACTTCTGAAATATCAG GAGGAAGCAAAACAACAGTTGGACGAAATTAACAGGGAAAGGCAGTCTCAAGAGATTCACCCGTCGACTTCACATGACAACTTTGGCGGCATGCAG AACCAATCGTTCGGCTACCAGCATTCCCAGCGGCTGTACGCGGCGAATCAGATCGGCGTCGCGACCACACTGCCGCACTGCGACCTCGCGAACACCGACCAGCACTCCGCGAACTCCGCGCACAGCCACGACGAGCGCTTCGAGCATCGCGACGCCAACATCGCCAGCAGCGAG GAAGCCGAGACGACCAGACAAAGCGAGCAATCGGACGAGGAGGGGCTCAGCGAGCGCAGCCGCGTGCTGCAGCTCAAGCTGCGTCAGCTGCAGGACAAGAAACAGCACATGGAGAGTTTG gtatcggaatttcaaaaattgcaAATGGCTACCCGTCTGGCTAGCTCCCACAATACATACTCGAGTTCCGGGGAAGATAGTGCAGATGAAGAACCGTCTCGTAAAT GTAACAAGACAGGTGGTAATATGAAGAATGAAGATCCATTCAAACTCATGGAAATAAAGGCTATTAAAACAGCACTGCAAAAGACTAAag atcTTATGCGCTCAGTTGAAAATTACGAAGCTGACCACTTGAGCAATCACGATGATTCTTTCCAGATGCCGGGGCATTCTAACATTCACGACAA TAAGTCGGAAGGCGGGTGGTCCAACGACGGCAGCATGTGCCGCGTCCGCAACTCCCTGCCGCAGCGACACAAGTTCACCAACGAGCAACACGAACAACAACAGATGCAACAGAACCAACAGCTGCAACAACAAATGCAGCAAACCCAGCAGCTGCAACAACAGATGCAGCAGAGTCAGCAGCAACATCAACAGCAACAACAga GTCATGAAGCAAACTTAGCCTCATTGCAAGAACTGGCACAAGAACTGCGAATGGAAACTGAAAAAATTATGGGAGAGCGAGCTCGAATCAAAGACATGATATCTAATAAAg AAGTGTCCCGCAAGCAAAAGTGCGTGAACGAGGAGGTGCGGGCCcccggcgcgggcgcgggcgcgggcgcggccgAGCGCCGCCAGCTGCAGCTGCGAGCGCTGCTGGCCGACAAGCAGCGGGAGCTGGAGGCCTTGCTTAACAAGGAG AAAGTGCTATGTGCTGCACCTGAAAGCCAGCAAATGAAAGTAGACTCGAGGACGGCTTCTATCGCCAACCAGTCTTACAACAG tgaACAAGAGGAGCCTGACTCGCGTTCGGAACAAATATTATTGGATTCGCAGACCTCTAGAGAGAATGCAAGTTTCAGA TGCATGTCGGCGGGCGGCGCGGAGAGGCCCGCGTACGGCAGCGACACCGACAG CGCCTCTAGAAACAAATCTAATCAAAGAAATAGAGCTAGGCGGAGACAAGCGCAAGATCGACAGCctgaagaaaatattgtg GCTCCACAATCCAATAACGTCAGTCAAAATATACGACACGAACCGAGGTCGGAGCCGACCAACGTCAATATGGTGCCGCCTATAACACAAAATC CGGATAGCACAGTCAATATGCCGTACCCGCCGCCACCCTGTTGGAACTCTAAGTCGAACCAG GATATGCGCAATCAGTTCACACAGAATAGCCATTCACAAACCATGGACCGTTTGATGGGGACTCCTCCGATGTCCTTCCCGCCATCTTTGCCGTTCAACATGATGATGCCATATG GTGTGATGGGGGGCTGCAGCTGCGGCTGTGGGTTCTGGGGCGCGTGGTACTGGCAGCAGTTGGCGCTGCAGCAGCGCGAGATCCACCAGCTCAGGGCGCAGCTCACACAC ttgGAAGAGCGTTGGCGAGCAGAAACCGCTTCGCATACTCTCAACAATCAAGTGCCGCCGGGAAATCGCGCCAATAACTATTGGGATAACTTTAGAAg ttATTCCCGACAAAATCTACTCTCAGCCAATAGCAAAACCAATGCTGACGGGCACTTAGCAGTGGGACCTGCACACAACCCGCACCCGTTGGTGGAGCGATCGCACAACACTTTACACCACACCTCCTCATCCACTTCTCCGTCCATCACTCCTAAGAGGAACACCAATGCCGCTAGTTCCTCACAAAACGCTCCCACGCAAGTGTTACAAAACGAAGAAGTCCCCAATCGACACGCAGCCCGTAGAAATGTGGCTTACGAGCGATCTCTATCGTTCTCCTCTGCTCCTGATGTGTTGAACGTCAACCAGAACATGGACACGGATAGTGGAAACGCGACGCACTCTAGAAACATCGATGATAACACCCCCACTGTTTCCAACGTTAATATCAATCGACAGGAACCCGCACCAAATCCATTTAGAAATCTCAATATAACCAGCCCCATACCCGAAATCATCCAGTCTCACTCCAACAATCTAAACACGAGCGCGAGTAAGAAAAAGTCCTCCTCTAAACTACCGGCGAAAAACTCCACAAACAGAAGAAATTACACATTAGATTATTCTCAGACCAGCAACATCAACATCGCGAGCACCTCCGAGACGCCCAATCCGAATTTAGCTTCCACCAGCCGCGAGGTTCACGATAAAGCCACCTCGAAACTGTTCGATCTACTCAgggaaaatgtttattctgAAGTGACAGCTTTGATCGGCGTAAACGAGTCTCATCCTGATTTCCTTATTCAATTATTCAGAGAACTCCAACTTATTAGTTCTGATTCCCTTAGACAGAGGGTTTTACAATCTATTCGTAACGTGTTGTCTCATTATGACAATATTGTAGATAGCCAGACCAACGAAAATGCGCACGATGAAAGCAGACCGGAAGGTATTGTGACTACTACTTCAGAATCAAATAATTACCACGAATGTAACACGATTCCTTCTCAAAATGCTTGCACTAGCACCATGCAGGTCGATAACAAGATTGTACGTTTTTTGTTGCTGAAAAGTGAAGAGATTTGCACCCCCGAACTTTTAGAGTCGTTGGCCGCTCAGATTCTATCTTCGGAAGGCGTATACGCGCCGCCGGTGAAAAAGAGGCTTCTAGAGTTTCTATCTAAATATGAAGGCGGGCGAGTATGTGATATATCGAGCGATATCATCGAGAACTTGCCAATTTTGGTGTCGGGAAGCGACGAGGTGGAGGATTCGCAGCCGTCGGCGGGCCGGCCCGAGCTGCAGGACGTGGCGGGCTCCCTCAACCTGTTCAGCTCCAGCGACCCGCAGCTGCACCAGCTCAGCGCCTGCCCCTACGAGCTGTGGCCGGGCCACGTGCACGTGGACGACGCCAGCCCGCGCTCCAGCCAGGAGGGCAAGGTGGACCTGCTCAGCTGCTCGGAGATGCTCAACGGCGACCTGGCCGAGGCGGACCAGACGCACGCGGAGGGGGGCGGAGCCGGGGGGGCGGGGACTGGGGCCGGGGCCGGAACAGGGGCAGGGGCAGGGGGAGGGGGAGGGACCGCCGCCGACCAGCTGCCGGATGTCGTTGACACTGACGAGGTCACTCCTACAGAG gCGGAAGCGGAGTGGCTCGGGCTTGACCGTGTGCCAACGAGGCTGCACATGGAAGAATCATCTGAAAAGCAAAAAGGTGAATTCAATATTATGTCCATAGTGGAGCAAACACTCAAACCACaaactttttgtttgttcATTGTTTGA
- the LOC128669175 gene encoding pericentriolar material 1 protein-like isoform X11: protein MIVNPTTPNAAPSQNRNNLSRNLNSARNNFDSNSHSSNNNSAPSTSNSRVGTKTVNLMNNMYDQGQGNFNNLNENNHVHRESARALGEAIVAACPDAAAVERRLGQIREYIRVTSSLVDTMRNSEDEAFIEHTKEEYDELVQMVMTLKESENKLQNILLEKRPDNVEVPADETVEESSAQAEVIDEHPCSNMTGSEQLEILVKPDIAISANDKNISNSLKKVTNIENEQINKSFQNIKNIDSEDNTVETDQIVEIDLNSHSENVEHIVNTNEIKFVIEEIETIPCPVPEAKKDDKHLNEVLRKNILSCVEKVAMIEEMKSRNSKDCSSTYDDKDLVTRPVSVQSNGSIYSDNELWQNEIKNKMELSQMRLAALKQQQKRLLKYQEEAKQQLDEINRERQSQEIHPSTSHDNFGGMQNQSFGYQHSQRLYAANQIGVATTLPHCDLANTDQHSANSAHSHDERFEHRDANIASSEEAETTRQSEQSDEEGLSERSRVLQLKLRQLQDKKQHMESLVSEFQKLQMATRLASSHNTYSSSGEDSADEEPSRKCNKTGGNMKNEDPFKLMEIKAIKTALQKTKDLMRSVENYEADHLSNHDDSFQMPGHSNIHDNKSEGGWSNDGSMCRVRNSLPQRHKFTNEQHEQQQMQQNQQLQQQMQQTQQLQQQMQQSQQQHQQQQQSHEANLASLQELAQELRMETEKIMGERARIKDMISNKEVSRKQKCVNEEVRAPGAGAGAGAAERRQLQLRALLADKQRELEALLNKEKVLCAAPESQQMKVDSRTASIANQSYNSEQEEPDSRSEQILLDSQTSRENASFRCMSAGGAERPAYGSDTDSASRNKSNQRNRARRRQAQDRQPEENIVAPQSNNVSQNIRHEPRSEPTNVNMVPPITQNPDSTVNMPYPPPPCWNSKSNQDMRNQFTQNSHSQTMDRLMGTPPMSFPPSLPFNMMMPYGVMGGCSCGCGFWGAWYWQQLALQQREIHQLRAQLTHLEERWRAETASHTLNNQVPPGNRANNYWDNFRSYSRQNLLSANSKTNADGHLAVGPAHNPHPLVERSHNTLHHTSSSTSPSITPKRNTNAASSSQNAPTQVLQNEEVPNRHAARRNVAYERSLSFSSAPDVLNVNQNMDTDSGNATHSRNIDDNTPTVSNVNINRQEPAPNPFRNLNITSPIPEIIQSHSNNLNTSASKKKSSSKLPAKNSTNRRNYTLDYSQTSNINIASTSETPNPNLASTSREVHDKATSKLFDLLRENVYSEVTALIGVNESHPDFLIQLFRELQLISSDSLRQRVLQSIRNVLSHYDNIVDSQTNENAHDESRPEGIVTTTSESNNYHECNTIPSQNACTSTMQVDNKIVRFLLLKSEEICTPELLESLAAQILSSEGVYAPPVKKRLLEFLSKYEGGRVCDISSDIIENLPILVSGSDEVEDSQPSAGRPELQDVAGSLNLFSSSDPQLHQLSACPYELWPGHVHVDDASPRSSQEGKVDLLSCSEMLNGDLAEADQTHAEGGGAGGAGTGAGAGTGAGAGGGGGTAADQLPDVVDTDEVTPTEAEAEWLGLDRVPTRLHMEESSEKQKGEFNIMSIVEQTLKPQTFCLFIV, encoded by the exons ATGATTGTGAACCCTACTACACCTAATGCA GCTCCAAGTCAGAACAGAAACAATTTATCAAGAAACTTAAATTCAGCTCGCAACAACTTTGACAGTAATAGCCATTCAAGCAATAACAATTCTGCGCCCTCTACGTCCAACTCGAGAGTCGGAACAAAAACTGTTAACTTAATGAACAACATGTATGATCAGGGACAGGGCAACTTCAATAACCTCAATGAGAACAACCAT GTCCACCGTGAGTCAGCTCGAGCGTTGGGTGAAGCTATAGTCGCGGCGTGTCCCGACGCCGCAGCAGTTGAACGACGGCTCGGACAAATCAGAGAGTACATTCGAGTGACGTCATCTCTTGTTGACACCATGCGCAATTCCGAAGACGAA GCATTTATTGAGCACACGAAGGAAGAATATGACGAACTAGTGCAAATGGTAATGACTTTGAaagaaagtgaaaataaattgcaaaatattttgctaGAGAAAAGGCCGGATAATGTAGAAGTACCTGCAGATGAAACTGTAGAGGAATCAAGTGCACAAGCTGAAGTAATAGATGAACATCCTTGTAGCAATATGACTGGATCTGAACAATTAGAAATTCTTGTTAAACCAGACATAGCAATAAGTgctaatgataaaaatataagcaaCAGTCTTAAAAAAGTGACTAATATagaaaatgaacaaataaataagtcatttcaaaatataaaaaatattgatagcGAAGACAATACTGTGGAAACAGACCAAATAGTAGAAATAGATTTGAATAGTCATTCTGAAAATGTAGAAcatattgtaaatacaaatgagattaaatttgtaatagaaGAAATAGAAACTATTCCGTGTCCTGTGCCAGAAGCTAAAAAAGATGATAAACATCTGAATGAGgtgttaagaaaaaatattctatcttGTGTTGAAAAGGTAGCAATGATTGAGGAAATGAAAAGTAGAAACTCTAAAGATTGTAGTAGCACCTACGACGATAAG GATCTTGTAACCAGACCAGTGTCAGTGCAAAGCAATGGCTCTATATACAGTGATAATGAACTGTGGcagaatgaaattaaaaacaaaatggagtTATCACAGATGCGTTTAGCTGCTCTTAAGCAGCAGCAGAAACGACTTCTGAAATATCAG GAGGAAGCAAAACAACAGTTGGACGAAATTAACAGGGAAAGGCAGTCTCAAGAGATTCACCCGTCGACTTCACATGACAACTTTGGCGGCATGCAG AACCAATCGTTCGGCTACCAGCATTCCCAGCGGCTGTACGCGGCGAATCAGATCGGCGTCGCGACCACACTGCCGCACTGCGACCTCGCGAACACCGACCAGCACTCCGCGAACTCCGCGCACAGCCACGACGAGCGCTTCGAGCATCGCGACGCCAACATCGCCAGCAGCGAG GAAGCCGAGACGACCAGACAAAGCGAGCAATCGGACGAGGAGGGGCTCAGCGAGCGCAGCCGCGTGCTGCAGCTCAAGCTGCGTCAGCTGCAGGACAAGAAACAGCACATGGAGAGTTTG gtatcggaatttcaaaaattgcaAATGGCTACCCGTCTGGCTAGCTCCCACAATACATACTCGAGTTCCGGGGAAGATAGTGCAGATGAAGAACCGTCTCGTAAAT GTAACAAGACAGGTGGTAATATGAAGAATGAAGATCCATTCAAACTCATGGAAATAAAGGCTATTAAAACAGCACTGCAAAAGACTAAag atcTTATGCGCTCAGTTGAAAATTACGAAGCTGACCACTTGAGCAATCACGATGATTCTTTCCAGATGCCGGGGCATTCTAACATTCACGACAA TAAGTCGGAAGGCGGGTGGTCCAACGACGGCAGCATGTGCCGCGTCCGCAACTCCCTGCCGCAGCGACACAAGTTCACCAACGAGCAACACGAACAACAACAGATGCAACAGAACCAACAGCTGCAACAACAAATGCAGCAAACCCAGCAGCTGCAACAACAGATGCAGCAGAGTCAGCAGCAACATCAACAGCAACAACAga GTCATGAAGCAAACTTAGCCTCATTGCAAGAACTGGCACAAGAACTGCGAATGGAAACTGAAAAAATTATGGGAGAGCGAGCTCGAATCAAAGACATGATATCTAATAAAg AAGTGTCCCGCAAGCAAAAGTGCGTGAACGAGGAGGTGCGGGCCcccggcgcgggcgcgggcgcgggcgcggccgAGCGCCGCCAGCTGCAGCTGCGAGCGCTGCTGGCCGACAAGCAGCGGGAGCTGGAGGCCTTGCTTAACAAGGAG AAAGTGCTATGTGCTGCACCTGAAAGCCAGCAAATGAAAGTAGACTCGAGGACGGCTTCTATCGCCAACCAGTCTTACAACAG tgaACAAGAGGAGCCTGACTCGCGTTCGGAACAAATATTATTGGATTCGCAGACCTCTAGAGAGAATGCAAGTTTCAGA TGCATGTCGGCGGGCGGCGCGGAGAGGCCCGCGTACGGCAGCGACACCGACAG CGCCTCTAGAAACAAATCTAATCAAAGAAATAGAGCTAGGCGGAGACAAGCGCAAGATCGACAGCctgaagaaaatattgtg GCTCCACAATCCAATAACGTCAGTCAAAATATACGACACGAACCGAGGTCGGAGCCGACCAACGTCAATATGGTGCCGCCTATAACACAAAATC CGGATAGCACAGTCAATATGCCGTACCCGCCGCCACCCTGTTGGAACTCTAAGTCGAACCAG GATATGCGCAATCAGTTCACACAGAATAGCCATTCACAAACCATGGACCGTTTGATGGGGACTCCTCCGATGTCCTTCCCGCCATCTTTGCCGTTCAACATGATGATGCCATATG GTGTGATGGGGGGCTGCAGCTGCGGCTGTGGGTTCTGGGGCGCGTGGTACTGGCAGCAGTTGGCGCTGCAGCAGCGCGAGATCCACCAGCTCAGGGCGCAGCTCACACAC ttgGAAGAGCGTTGGCGAGCAGAAACCGCTTCGCATACTCTCAACAATCAAGTGCCGCCGGGAAATCGCGCCAATAACTATTGGGATAACTTTAGAAg ttATTCCCGACAAAATCTACTCTCAGCCAATAGCAAAACCAATGCTGACGGGCACTTAGCAGTGGGACCTGCACACAACCCGCACCCGTTGGTGGAGCGATCGCACAACACTTTACACCACACCTCCTCATCCACTTCTCCGTCCATCACTCCTAAGAGGAACACCAATGCCGCTAGTTCCTCACAAAACGCTCCCACGCAAGTGTTACAAAACGAAGAAGTCCCCAATCGACACGCAGCCCGTAGAAATGTGGCTTACGAGCGATCTCTATCGTTCTCCTCTGCTCCTGATGTGTTGAACGTCAACCAGAACATGGACACGGATAGTGGAAACGCGACGCACTCTAGAAACATCGATGATAACACCCCCACTGTTTCCAACGTTAATATCAATCGACAGGAACCCGCACCAAATCCATTTAGAAATCTCAATATAACCAGCCCCATACCCGAAATCATCCAGTCTCACTCCAACAATCTAAACACGAGCGCGAGTAAGAAAAAGTCCTCCTCTAAACTACCGGCGAAAAACTCCACAAACAGAAGAAATTACACATTAGATTATTCTCAGACCAGCAACATCAACATCGCGAGCACCTCCGAGACGCCCAATCCGAATTTAGCTTCCACCAGCCGCGAGGTTCACGATAAAGCCACCTCGAAACTGTTCGATCTACTCAgggaaaatgtttattctgAAGTGACAGCTTTGATCGGCGTAAACGAGTCTCATCCTGATTTCCTTATTCAATTATTCAGAGAACTCCAACTTATTAGTTCTGATTCCCTTAGACAGAGGGTTTTACAATCTATTCGTAACGTGTTGTCTCATTATGACAATATTGTAGATAGCCAGACCAACGAAAATGCGCACGATGAAAGCAGACCGGAAGGTATTGTGACTACTACTTCAGAATCAAATAATTACCACGAATGTAACACGATTCCTTCTCAAAATGCTTGCACTAGCACCATGCAGGTCGATAACAAGATTGTACGTTTTTTGTTGCTGAAAAGTGAAGAGATTTGCACCCCCGAACTTTTAGAGTCGTTGGCCGCTCAGATTCTATCTTCGGAAGGCGTATACGCGCCGCCGGTGAAAAAGAGGCTTCTAGAGTTTCTATCTAAATATGAAGGCGGGCGAGTATGTGATATATCGAGCGATATCATCGAGAACTTGCCAATTTTGGTGTCGGGAAGCGACGAGGTGGAGGATTCGCAGCCGTCGGCGGGCCGGCCCGAGCTGCAGGACGTGGCGGGCTCCCTCAACCTGTTCAGCTCCAGCGACCCGCAGCTGCACCAGCTCAGCGCCTGCCCCTACGAGCTGTGGCCGGGCCACGTGCACGTGGACGACGCCAGCCCGCGCTCCAGCCAGGAGGGCAAGGTGGACCTGCTCAGCTGCTCGGAGATGCTCAACGGCGACCTGGCCGAGGCGGACCAGACGCACGCGGAGGGGGGCGGAGCCGGGGGGGCGGGGACTGGGGCCGGGGCCGGAACAGGGGCAGGGGCAGGGGGAGGGGGAGGGACCGCCGCCGACCAGCTGCCGGATGTCGTTGACACTGACGAGGTCACTCCTACAGAG gCGGAAGCGGAGTGGCTCGGGCTTGACCGTGTGCCAACGAGGCTGCACATGGAAGAATCATCTGAAAAGCAAAAAGGTGAATTCAATATTATGTCCATAGTGGAGCAAACACTCAAACCACaaactttttgtttgttcATTGTTTGA